In Mus musculus strain C57BL/6J chromosome 1, GRCm38.p6 C57BL/6J, a single genomic region encodes these proteins:
- the Paqr8 gene encoding membrane progestin receptor beta, with amino-acid sequence MTTAILERLSTLSMSGQQLRRLPKILEEGLPKMPCTVPETDVPQLFREPYIHAGYRPTGHEWRYYFFSLFQKHNEVVNVWTHLLAALAVLLRFWAFVEAGALQWASPHTLPLLLFILSSITYLTCSLLAHLLQSKSELSHYTFYFVDYVGVSVYQYGSALAHFFYSSDQAWYELFWIFFLPAAAFCGWLSCAGCCYAKYRYRRPYPVMRKICQVVPAGLAFVLDISPVAHRVALCHLAGCQEQAAWYHTLQILFFLVSAYFFSCPVPEKYFPGSCDIVGHGHQIFHAFLSVCTLSQLEAILLDYQGRHEIFLQRHGPLSVYSACLSFFVLAACSAATATLLRHKVKDRLIKKDS; translated from the coding sequence ATGACGACTGCCATCCTAGAGCGCCTGAGCACCCTGTCAATGAGTGGGCAGCAGCTGCGCCGTCTGCCCAAGATTCTGGAAGAAGGACTTCCCAAGATGCCATGCACCGTCCCAGAAACCGACGTGCCCCAGCTCTTTAGGGAGCCGTACATCCACGCGGGCTACCGCCCCACGGGGCACGAGTGGCGTTACTACTTCTTCAGCCTCTTTCAGAAGCACAACGAGGTGGTCAACGTCTGGACCCACTTGCTGGCTGCTCTAGCGGTCCTTTTGCGATTCTGGGCCTTTGTGGAGGCAGGGGCATTGCAGTGGGCctctccccacaccctccccctgctcctctttATCTTGTCGTCCATCACTTACCTCACCTGCAGCCTCTTGGCCCACCTGCTCCAGTCCAAATCAGAGCTGTCCCACTACACGTTCTACTTTGTGGACTACGTCGGGGTCAGCGTCTACCAGTATGGCAGCGCCCTGGCTCACTTCTTCTATAGCTCCGACCAGGCCTGGTATGAGCTGTTTTGGATTTTCTTCCTGCCGGCGGCTGCTTTCTGTGGCTGGCTCTCCTGCGCTGGCTGTTGTTATGCCAAGTATCGCTACCGACGGCCTTATCCAGTTATGAGGAAGATCTGTCAAGTAGTACCAGCAGGGCTGGCCTTCGTCCTAGACATCAGCCCGGTGGCACACCGCGTGGCTCTCTGCCACCTGGCCGGTTGCCAGGAGCAGGCGGCCTGGTACCACACCCTTCAGATCCTCTTCTTCCTCGTCAGCGCATACTTCTTCTCGTGCCCTGTCCCCGAGAAGTACTTCCCCGGTTCCTGTGACATTGTGGGCCACGGACATCAAATCTTCCACGCCTTCCTGTCCGTCTGCACGCTCTCCCAGCTGGAGGCCATTCTTCTGGACTACCAGGGACGCCATGAGATCTTCCTCCAGCGCCACGGTCCCCTGTCTGTGTACAGCGCCTGTCTCTCCTTTTTCGTTTTAGCTGCCTGCAGTGCGGCCACCGCCACCCTCCTGAGGCACAAGGTCAAGGACAGACTGATTaagaaagattcctga